In bacterium, a genomic segment contains:
- a CDS encoding carbon-nitrogen hydrolase family protein, which yields MKRRTFVKAAAAGGFTGILEQGCSAMVNRSKPPNPEYLNKSSTGQTAALLSVATCQFTVTGNIENNCRTVLRLMDTAKAEGADVAHFSETCLGGYAGVDFETFDTYDWDTLRRCTETIMNHAGELHLWVILGSNHRLTENHKPHNSLYVIDDNGKIVDRYDKMFCTGNKEGTSGDLKHYSSGSHFSVLTIKGIICGLQICHDMRYPELYREHAKRGVQLMFHSYYNGKRKFKNPKNPDENIWGVITEPTMQTYAAENNMWISANNTTTPESCWPSFFVRPDGVITGRLKRNRESLLISIVDTRYSYYDASREWRERAMSGVYHSGEMITDERSDDRTSL from the coding sequence ATGAAAAGAAGAACCTTTGTAAAGGCAGCGGCGGCAGGCGGTTTTACAGGTATACTCGAACAGGGATGTTCGGCGATGGTCAACCGGTCGAAACCGCCCAATCCCGAATATCTCAATAAAAGCAGTACGGGGCAGACAGCGGCTCTACTGTCCGTTGCCACCTGCCAGTTCACGGTTACCGGCAATATCGAAAACAACTGCAGGACGGTTTTGCGGCTCATGGACACTGCAAAAGCCGAGGGCGCCGATGTGGCACATTTTTCCGAAACATGCCTCGGCGGATATGCCGGAGTCGATTTCGAGACATTCGACACATATGACTGGGACACCCTCCGGCGCTGCACCGAAACAATCATGAACCACGCGGGTGAATTACACCTGTGGGTAATTCTCGGCTCGAATCACCGTCTCACCGAAAATCATAAACCTCATAACAGCCTCTATGTTATCGATGACAATGGGAAAATTGTTGACCGCTATGACAAGATGTTTTGCACGGGTAACAAAGAGGGAACATCCGGTGACCTCAAACATTACAGCTCCGGCTCGCATTTTTCCGTACTCACCATAAAAGGGATCATATGCGGGCTGCAGATATGCCATGACATGCGTTATCCCGAATTATACCGTGAACATGCGAAACGGGGCGTTCAGCTCATGTTTCATTCGTACTATAACGGGAAACGGAAATTCAAAAATCCGAAGAACCCCGATGAAAACATCTGGGGAGTCATTACCGAACCGACCATGCAGACGTATGCGGCGGAAAACAACATGTGGATAAGCGCCAATAACACGACAACGCCGGAGAGCTGCTGGCCGAGCTTTTTCGTCCGTCCCGACGGCGTTATCACCGGCAGGCTCAAACGTAACAGAGAGAGCCTGCTCATATCCATCGTCGATACACGGTACTCGTATTACGATGCTTCACGGGAATGGCGGGAGCGAGCCATGAGCGGCGTTTACCACAGTGGGGAAATGATCACAGACGAGCGTTCGGACGACAGAACATCATTGTGA
- a CDS encoding uroporphyrinogen decarboxylase family protein gives MERTASCLAKLDRMNKTLRHIEPDRVPVSDFFWGSFIERWKKDLGLPADADIYRYYDLDWIVTVPNMDPHIKQFEVLRENDEEIVVRTGFEAVIQKKYDHPMPAYLEFGTDTVEKMTAFRFDDPHDERRYFNGGDNQIAGVGDGFFRNSPPWIDSVRSLYPDFPVYGSVCEGYETLWRIIGSENALLWIGLYPDELGAFVGRINDFSVEMAKAQIEAAGGMLDGMVIWGDVAYRKDMFFSPEYWRTYFKPGVKAIIDVCHAHNLPVIYHGCGNVSRIFGDFIELGVDAYNPLEAKAGLDVIDLRRRYGHSIAFCGNMDVLDWAQAELDDLKKIVLRKLNAAKGGGFIFQSDHSVPGNISGQRYDYVVKLVREYGRYPLDLGEYDIEDMR, from the coding sequence ATGGAAAGAACGGCTTCGTGTCTTGCCAAGCTGGACAGGATGAATAAAACGCTCCGCCACATCGAGCCCGACCGTGTGCCGGTGAGCGACTTTTTCTGGGGGAGTTTCATCGAGCGCTGGAAAAAGGACCTTGGTCTTCCGGCTGACGCTGACATCTATCGTTACTATGACCTCGACTGGATTGTGACGGTGCCCAATATGGATCCCCACATAAAGCAGTTCGAGGTTCTCCGCGAAAATGATGAGGAAATTGTTGTCCGGACCGGTTTCGAGGCGGTGATACAGAAGAAGTATGACCATCCCATGCCGGCGTACCTCGAATTCGGTACCGATACCGTTGAGAAGATGACGGCATTCCGCTTCGATGATCCTCATGACGAGCGGCGGTATTTCAACGGCGGCGATAACCAGATAGCCGGCGTCGGCGACGGGTTTTTCAGAAACAGCCCGCCCTGGATCGATTCGGTGCGGTCGCTCTATCCGGATTTCCCCGTATATGGAAGCGTATGCGAGGGCTATGAGACTCTCTGGCGGATTATCGGCTCGGAAAACGCCCTGCTCTGGATAGGGCTCTATCCAGATGAGCTGGGAGCGTTTGTCGGGCGTATCAACGATTTTTCGGTCGAAATGGCGAAAGCCCAGATTGAGGCGGCGGGCGGCATGCTGGACGGCATGGTTATCTGGGGCGATGTGGCATACCGTAAGGATATGTTTTTCTCACCCGAATACTGGCGAACTTATTTCAAACCCGGGGTAAAGGCCATTATCGATGTCTGTCATGCGCATAACCTGCCGGTTATCTATCACGGCTGCGGGAATGTCAGCCGTATTTTCGGGGATTTCATCGAACTCGGCGTCGATGCCTACAATCCCCTCGAGGCCAAGGCGGGTCTCGATGTGATCGATCTGCGGCGCAGATACGGGCACAGCATTGCCTTCTGCGGCAACATGGATGTGCTCGACTGGGCGCAGGCAGAACTCGATGACCTGAAAAAGATCGTGCTGAGGAAACTCAATGCCGCAAAGGGCGGGGGATTCATTTTCCAGTCGGATCATTCCGTTCCCGGGAACATTTCGGGACAGAGGTATGATTACGTGGTCAAGCTCGTCCGGGAGTATGGGAGATATCCCCTCGATCTCGGCGAGTATGATATTGAAGATATGCGGTAA